The genomic stretch tgtatttattttttggtcaagtaatttttcattttttttctgtcaagtatttttttcgtacttttatttttatcaagTTATTTTTCCGTGGGGTTTCTTGTCAAGAATCTTtttcgcttttttttttgtcaagtatttttttgtcaaattatttttttagtcaaatattttttttagtcaggtttttattttatttattttttcgtatttattttttggtcaagtcatttttcatatttttttctgtcaagtatttttctaacacttttttttgtcaagtatttttttcatacgTTTTTTGTCAAGTTATTTTttagtcaagtatttttttcgtatttttttttgtcaggtatttttttcctacttttttttgtcaagttattttttagtcaagtatttttttcgtattttcttttgtcaagtatttttttcctacttttctttttgtcaagtttttttttcgTATTTcgtttttgtcaagtatttttttcgTATAGTTTTTTGTTACCCTTCAAACTCTACACAGTATCTCTCTTACTACAACCTCATAATAAACACCCCTTCAACATGGAGAAGTCCAACAGGCctgcctagttacggttgctaaatgtaaatatgtttgaAGGAGTGGGTTTATCGGCGGCTGATCCTTCCACAAACTTTATGAAGGCCAAATATATATCATTTTAGCAGTCTTAAATACGAACATCCTCAGTTTGCTTGATAACTTTACAGTGACacagaaattaaaaatgaaGGAACATTGTACTCTGGATGTCATGTCAGATAAAACTTTACTTCACAACACAGGTCAGAATTTAGGTTTTATACACaccactgtaatttgtgtactTTACATATGGAGTTTTAGATGGTTCAAAATAATCACAGATCAAAACAGTGAGTAACAGCCGATACAGTCGGTGCTGTCCAAGGCAATTAAAATATGTGTGGGGAGAAATATCTACAACTGCCATAGAacttgtgtatgtgtggtttCTGATCACATTTAATATTTACACATGAGGTATCATTGGTATATCAACTGCAACGTGCAGAGAAATACCCTGCAACATCAGACTAAGATATGTAGCTTTTCAAAGGACATTTGGAAACAGtaaatgtaatgaaaatataaatgcagtcAAAGTAACACTGCTAATAATTAAAAAGACATAGTGGTTTATCATGgagtatgacatttttttcccaatgtCCTGTCAATGAAAACATATTCAGTTTTATGTCTTGCCTTGTCgtgtaataaatacatttctttcataaaagaAATCTGTAACTGTCGCATTTCAAATCAACAGAAACTATAAATATCAGcttattttatagacaaaatgatATTCAAAGGTAAAGTTTTTTCCTTTCCCTTTGGTACGCACTTTGCTTCTAACTTCGGTATAACATTATATGGGCAAGAAAAGGGTTTAATGGTTTAATAACTAAGCCATTAACTATGTGTGTAACTTGCATATTGGCAGCACATGTCGGCATTTCTCCGACAAAACAGTGACAGTTCATGTGCTGCATGTCATGTTGAGTCCACTGAGGCAGGATTCAGCTTGTGGACTTTGTATTCCTCTCTCCCCGTCCCTGAGAGCGTTAGTCCTGTGGAGCATTAAACTGTCAGACTGGATTTTATCTCCTCTATTAGTCCCAGCCAAAGTCTTGTCCAGTCATCTGGTAGAAACGGTGGTTGAAGGGCCTGTAGAAGTCTCTGAGCCTCTGCAGGACCTCAGAGGGGATCTGGGGATGGGGTCTGCCCTTGGACTTTCCAAGGCAGCGAGGTCTGCTGCTCCCCTCGGGCTTCTTCAAGCAGGGAAAACCTTTGGTCTGGTTGAAGTAGAAGTGTTTGTCTGAAACAACCCTTTTCAGACCCAGGAAGTCCTGAACACGGCCCATCTCCCCGGCTGGATCGGACACCAGCCGCTCACCGCTGACAAACAGAAAGTGAGACAAGGGGAAGTGCTGTAGCCAGTTCTCCAGATGTTTGGCGTAGAGGCCGATGCGCACGGCGCTCCACGTGGTGTCAATCAGACCTGTGGTGGAGTTTTTTAAAGCCAGGCTCTGGAAGGATGGAAGGCCTGGGTTCTTGGACAGTGTCTGGGTGTAGTCAGATACGGCCCGCGTCACGGGATCCCTGACCACCACAATGAGCTTGGTTTGGCAGTTCATAGTGCAGACGCGGCTAGGAGCCTCTTTTGTGACGAAGTAGCTGGGGGTTTTCTCCATGGTGATCTGGCCGTCCAGCGTCCGAGGCATCAGGCTcctaaatgaaaagaaaaaactggTCAGACACAGAATTCAGATTCATCTCTCAAAGCCATAACGACTGTAATATATCTAGCTGATCTGAAAGCCCAATAGTTGGGCTTAcacatattatataatataatatataatatatattttttagccATTTGTGGCAGCGGAACAAGCTGCAAACACAACTCTGACATACAGAGAGCTgaaggaatgagtcctaaaacctggaaatgagttaacatttcagcacttccagttcccttgTCTCAAAgacaatgggtttttagttagacgcctgaaataaggtctgtggttaacacaagctgaagagattttaatgttttattctacgatataaaatggctaaatgagaatacaaaacatcatcacgccaACTCCTCCGCCTCGCctcgcgttcatgcgaccgtggtgtagtttgtttatagcctaacgttagctgtttacttctgccgattgcattcacacttagATAATcattaaagtggtgttcatttgtggagattatcttgctgaacaaagcATGTAAGTATCAGAagcgtttgtttgccacagagcttatttttctGCAAAACcaaatggaacaatcccattggctttttgttgaagGAACCAGGGcggtgctaacttcctggttggcctacaaaaatatgtcatccctggagcactctattaccACAGCCTTATAAAGTTGATATTACAGTGACTTATACACATCTAGTACAGTTAGCATCCATTTGTAGTCGTGTTTGAGTCCACCTGATAAATATAAATCCAAAttttagctccgtttttggtctccaccaactcctgggggaaatatctggctctttagctgctaaatgttccacaGTTAGCTGCAAGGCAGGTAGATACAGTTGGTTTATCTGAgtttttttcactgaaaacagctggcTGTTATACCTGGAAACAACAACCGCTACTGAGCGATCCAAAAGAGTAAAGTCGTGggctgcaaaaacaaaacaatgagctaaaagacactaaaacactgaggagctgaggggaactgcagagttgggtgataattctctgtttGTCCATCAATAATAGTAACCCCCTTTCACATAACACATAGACGTCTGACCTATTGTTactttaaaaatattgattaatgcagctttaaaaaaaaaaaaagtgccagtTGCATtattgctttacattctgtgaaATCGTGACCGTATGTGAATTTAATCACATGAGGGGTACAAACTGACTACAGTGAAAAGAACATCAAGAGATAACGTAAACACGTTATATACGCTAAACATTAAAGCACCCCCAAAATCTGTGTGATTAAAGGTCCGTATACTCTGTGGTGTGTTTATGTACCGGGGCCTCAGACAGCCCATCGGAGCCTCACTAAAGACCTGCACAACAGGACCATCCACTCACTACGGGCCTGATGAGTCAAAACCACAAAGCCTCAAGAACCACTTAACAGCAATTTCCTACAGATTTCCACCCCTCCTTTCTTCCTGCAAGAGCAAAGTGcctccccgccccccttcaCCTCCCCTACGGGTTCTTACAAGGACCCAAACAGACCAAACAGACCAGAGTCAGGAAGTGCAACCAGGATGGCGAGCTGCTGAGCTCAGCTAGTGTGTTAAACATATGGCTGCaaggaggagagatgaagaaCACGACAGGGAAAAGGCATGTGTTGAATTATGTGCTTGCATATTGCAGAGATACATGTTGCATGCAATGCAAAGTCTATTAATCTGTAATCCAAACCAATAATCGCTAATCTACATTGTACGTTTaaacttttctttgtttgtaaGTCTCTGCTTTACTAAACTGTGTGCATCTGCTGTCCTATAAACTTTCAGTACTATCTGGCAAACAGGCATTGTGGGAAACGTGGTATTCGACAGATCTGGCGTTTGTTCCATGTGTCCACATTTGACGGACTGTGTGATGCAAAAATTGTGGTGGATTTTGGATTTCAGGGACAAATTGTTTCTTGCGTGACAAACGGGACAATGAGCAATGTTTCAAATGTTTCATAGTTCATCTTATTTGTTACTGGAAACAGAGAGCTTTCATGTGGCTTCCTATAAAATAAACAAGTAACGGAGCCTGTGTGCTTTATTAGAAGTCTGCGTAGAGTCTAAAATGTCAGTGACAAGAGAGCTATTCAGAGATGTAGATCACTGATGGACGTCCAAGGgaaatttatttcaattttggaAGTTGTTACAGTGAGATTGACTGTGGTTAAACACtggtttgattattattattaaaaagcaaACTGTAGTATTCATAAAGTAATGGTCTATTAGACCCATTGTTTGCTTGTAGAATAACAATCGTCAGCCTTTAAGATGAAAAcagcataaaaacaaatacacacttGTTTGGCATGTAGAAAGATTGACCACTTAAGTCTTGAGTATTGGTAGTATGCcaacattatttatatttcctttaTGTTCCagctatagactgtatataagaagtggacgtagacaccgtgacgtcacctattggtttgtggactgccgtttggaAGCAGATATTTTGGTCGTCGCCgtcttggtcttttgcaaccagaagtgctaTGAGAggctggagctaagtacaaacgcacgctgaataagacattttcaggcgaccaaaaaggttataattaactttcatgaactcaAAACACACcatgaaagagttaaagttcaaaacacggacaactcccagactggacaacaccgtggtagcgacctgtcaatcacaaggtagccccgccctaaatcatcccctgctttatggtctatttgtctctaaataggaccataatttactaaatgaacatcatgctgtattgaagaagacttgaaactagtgattgagaccataaactcatgtttacaatgtttactgaggtaataaatcaagtgagaagtaggctcattttctcatagacttctatacaatcagacttctttttgcaaccagaggagtcgccccctgctggctgttagagagaatgcagacttcagcattggcttcacttctcagactctgaggttgcccactggttccAGCTGAGAGAACTAGAGTTCGGCAAAGCCTCGATGTGGAAGTGAAACAGGGTTGATGAAACTTCCAATAGTTTTAAAGTACACAAAGCAGCGATTGACTGCGGTTAGGAGCAGCAGTCAGTATTCAAAGTACAGGTTGCGCTCATTCTGTGGTTTAAATGCAGCACAGTAGGTTAACCCCTCAACAAGCAGCAGCCTGCTGGTGCTCTCCCTGTGCAGCCAAACATTGTTGAAACCCACAAAACTTTTTAAATTGTAGTGGAGACCCTTAagggaatagtttgacattttggacaacACACTTTGacagagttaaatgagaagattgataccactctctacGGTAAAATATGAAGCTACCGCCAGCatgcctggctctgtccaaaggtaacaaaatccacctccGGCAACTCAacagctcactaattaacacgttgtaTCTGCTTTGTTTAgtctgtacaaaaacaaaagtgtaaaagcaacatgttgtgGTTTTAGAGGGGGATTACgtgccggactatttcttggcacAGTGCTGTTACTTCCTGCGTCCcgtaaaaataaaacacatgttgtttttacactttttttttttttgtagggattaaacaaaacatctgtttgATGTAATAAGattcagttttcactctgttcatctcagagttttcattcacatatcttgaggtcagaggtcaagggacccctttgaaaatggccatgccagtttttcctcgccaaaattttgtgtaaatttggagcgttatttagcgtttttcccgacaagctagtatgacatgtttggtatcaATCTATTCATTAGGTTtgttagtttcatatgataccagtatcttcactctagctttaagactgagcgcTACAACatccgaaagacagaatagcatcAGATTTAAGAGgagtgttagggccacattgaggagaaaaaataaatctgagattttgagaataaattcgtattgttacgagaataaagtcagaagtttacgagaaaaaaagtcgaaatattatgagaataaagtcataatattataaagtagtaattttacgtgttattttagtgGGGAAacagtgtgaaaatgaggaacgtggagcatcttgtgaagttatactttagtttaggtttcacaaataaccaaatacttaatcttttggcacatcagcaccacatcatcatcatcatcaggaccttgaaaagattgtgcaagaaactgcgtttattccaaagaaagaaccacacggacctgatggggaaactgACTCTTTTATGGAGgaagaaattactttttttctcattaagttacaactttttttctcgtaatattatgaatttaatctcgaaatctctgattttctttttccctcAATATGGCCCTTATACTCCGTCGTATAAATGATACTTTCAGACAGtgtggaataaaataaaaagtgctaTTTAAGGGGAAACTAAAGGTAAAACTGCATGTTAAAGGGTTTATATTTAGTGTGCTGCAACCTTCTGTAGTTTTGTaattatgaaaatgtatttgttgtCACACGTTCATGACTATGATGAGTGTgaaggaggaaagaaaacactTCTTGTTCCTGTGTAAGTTTCGAGTTTCATCCTTTACTTAAAGTTAAGCCGTTTCAATCCACTCCCACTAAATGATCTCCATAATAAAAGaccattaattgattattatcCAACTACAAGAGCTGCAAATGGCCTATCGCTGCCTGTCTGTCCCCTGTTTATCTGTGTCTAATCAATAAGTCTGTCTCTATGACAGAttgttcactgtgtgtgtgtgtgtgtgtgtgtgtgtgtgtgtgtgtgtgtgtgtgtgtgtgtgcgtgcgtgcgtgcgtgcgtgcgtgcgtgcgtgtgtgtgtgtgtgtgtgtgtgcacatacactCGTGTGAGCGCGGAGGTGTCGGTGTTTACTGATGAGAAACTGAGCGCTCGTCTCCCCTCTCTCATCCATACTCCTCTCCATTTGTCCTTCACTCCTTCACATAAAGTGTCACTTCAGTAATTGACCATAAGTTGTCTTTCCATACTCATGAATAGTTAATGAATTAT from Sebastes fasciatus isolate fSebFas1 chromosome 13, fSebFas1.pri, whole genome shotgun sequence encodes the following:
- the LOC141781213 gene encoding heparan sulfate glucosamine 3-O-sulfotransferase 6-like, with translation MGCSGCRVRFGKVLSKVSVFFTMVLIFTYFFYCLTGLCDSAPRTLYSQRASDYDFLDDHRRVLGELRPSPRLLLHPNAQTSPNADAEQVEVEAEQLQLQQQVLDRRAKESNNNGIPVANSFGTKRFPQVIIIGVKKGGTRALLEFLRIHPDVRAVGAEPHFFDRFYDRGAEWYRSLMPRTLDGQITMEKTPSYFVTKEAPSRVCTMNCQTKLIVVVRDPVTRAVSDYTQTLSKNPGLPSFQSLALKNSTTGLIDTTWSAVRIGLYAKHLENWLQHFPLSHFLFVSGERLVSDPAGEMGRVQDFLGLKRVVSDKHFYFNQTKGFPCLKKPEGSSRPRCLGKSKGRPHPQIPSEVLQRLRDFYRPFNHRFYQMTGQDFGWD